The Schistosoma haematobium chromosome 7, whole genome shotgun sequence genome contains a region encoding:
- a CDS encoding hypothetical protein (EggNog:ENOG4103I03~COG:J) has protein sequence MIDNLDVIGKSQAQIVAILRIKPVGSIVHLLVRRQVHQCQLNTNNCLTCHFLLNSTYQCPNLLNTPMNQITNHLTCEKLSNWVDTRKCSSPPLQMTLYYDGLTNLERVYHPNYPCLTFETHEARLWMHRATEESHNRMKRLFSDSKFSMVV, from the exons atG aTCGATAATTTAGACGTAATTGGTAAATCACAAGCACAAATTGTAGCCATATTACGAATTAAACCAGTTGGTAGTATTGTTCATTTATTAGTACGTCGTCAAGTGCATCAATGTcaattaaatacaaataattgtTTAACATGTCATTTCTTATTAAATTCAACCTATCAATGTCCAAATTTATTAAATACACCAATGAATCAAATAACAAATCATTTAACTTGTGAGAAATTATCTAATTGGGTTGATACACGTAAATGTTCATCACCACCATTACAAATGACATTATATTATGATGGATTAACTAATTTAGAACGTGTTTATCATCCAAATTATCCA TGTTTAACGTTCGAAACTCACGAAGCGAGATTATGGATGCACCGTGccactgaggagtcacataatAGGATGAAGCGACTATTCAgtgattccaagttttccatggtggtttag